A DNA window from Sphaeramia orbicularis chromosome 22, fSphaOr1.1, whole genome shotgun sequence contains the following coding sequences:
- the LOC115413474 gene encoding titin-like isoform X1 produces the protein MSNRDSLGFGDLLPQDVVEIFAQEKHSKRGRKKRSHSLGRALGWLKGKKKKNIGAKGQNLGLGPALDLALDGHPAGQKGAPKSGKQSHPQGNSHAVPKRDDDKTPTPPLIQENVFIEASRPKYLEDLHTEALEGLKMMQQEETNNGVEYQDNESTISTTTGQADVDGGGFMSDSTIPDTSSVVSVQSSVSSRSSRSGLTRQGSTFRPLNSGKKSDKAKRRKHRKTIVGIPHHVQKELGLDRAAWALTQRLDEEQLFNGETVESPTTESQSEDASSPQDGKVINPLSNDQVEQLSAAHAGHRDDLALLQRLGPNFSGEERPRSLAVPWLTTPGEPPSPVMSMSPQAAYLSKIIPNAVLPPSIEVVEISRGRSRNSVRTVSKSSLLLSSPAPSRASSRASSSRTTSSRGSTLTSASRHNHPNLSDSSCWSNSESSETLVSDSSTISSSSLPRKNKAQNGEASGKEDKNSVHSSTGKCTSNGKIIGKGEETKKEGPFVRSLSVMKSKRAPPPPSRSYSLHNKMKRRSRDLAELRIISTTSESNEMSKPSSSVSSRIAESPGYNADTSSLDESTGSITPSPGKTQLQNSNLKKVEESVTKDAANEKKQPLQENKQGKVISPSSGYSSQDGTSPQFSKQPSSSSPRHKKSILAKLQKLFPGSTHAGPSLPPLTQSEVSENTSCSVSTVSESPSVRALRELFNIPPPPKVHAPPAPPPEVWAHSKRSFELLLGPPAPDNVYAIIKKNPKDRRQQRQSPSASTESSVKSLAGERKQKKETVTGEKVQESQEGILNVENQKDNNERLAQKKVGLNDKITEKDEKVRVSEILNGMIVKAVEKREERLAAEREESQKTCAQATETKANIDASPAISLVHISTSPSPHSSKQMAEVNSTTSVQHTVSPETSWPPPPPPMTQAGLSSPDETDFPLPPPPFFNEDGLVTPVQTSLENASPNTAMSCTTTSVISAVSNKVVTVTEPPKTSTSQGITPPPLNIPPPPPYAAPPPPGKAASPSPPPAEVCPVKTKEVSPPLVNEVTYKTVVPLSPIEEVSPPSSKEISFPPPKEIPPPPTKEILLPPPKQIPPPPPPKEISFLPPKEIPPPPTKEILLPPPKQIPPPPPPKEISFPPPKEIPPPPTEEICFPPPKEVSPPPLPKEVSLLPPKDIPPPPPKVSLPPPKDVSSTLAVEISPPPPTEISPPPPTEISPPQPKEIPAPPPKEVFLLPPKDIPPSPPKEVFLLPPKDIPPSPPKEVSLLPPKDIPPQISLPPPKDVSSTLAVEISPPPPTEISPPPPTEISPPQPKEIPAPPPKEVFLLPPKDIPPSPPKEVSLLPPKEIPPPPKEVTLPPPEEISPILALEVSPPPPTTESSSPQPKEIPFQPPNEASSSPPKDVSLPSPKEIPPPPTNKVSSPQCIEASLVMPEDVSPAVTEVPPPLVKEIPTTLETAAPPPPVDEVCPLVVEVSSLPPEKGCVLPAEEAVPPGVPKDICPSSEEAPSICKPAEPDNITSIPSESLDPVPPLQSELVPSEEENDLPQESIPTEPGTNPSSYNSILTPPKSIPPPPPLEVFPTLKDVPQEATPSTEVSVPSPALEKTEEPAPSLVNIPVSPPVPEEDLTSITHQPSSVTTENQSKEPVSASAGQEEPTPITMPSLVQMVQSVNSSPEPPKSDTQPQPEVTMRPHIPTSSASAEAPQKPIRRSLIVSSPTSTVPPPIVTSQPALPNEQSVSVPPTSTTVRSPTKKSPPAVTVTPSMNLQEVIRMRTAARSKDGPSSRLSLHSPTSPIGGDIHKSPSSTASFIFSKSNKRVVIETKPDVKAASEKKTEVSSVTKISETESVKKGMKVPPPVAKKPKAKAKEMETGEEVDQTAGQEAKTESIKDTAEKQNGTAGTVGGQQTPLT, from the exons CTGTCCCAAAGCGAGATGATGACAAGACCCCGACACCCCCCTTGATCCAGGAGAATGTGTTCATTGAGGCCAGCAGGCCCAAGTACCTGGAGGACCTTCACACAGAGGCTCTGGAAGGATtgaaaatgatgcaacaagaaG AAACCAATAATGGAGTGGAGTACCAGGACAATGAAAGCACAATT TCGACGACGACAGGCCAAGCAGATGTGGATGGTGGGGGGTTCATGTCCGACAGCACCATTCCTGATACATCCTCTGTTGTCTCTGTACAATCGTCTGTGTCCTCAAGATCTTCACGTTCCGGACTCACTCGGCAAG GATCAACATTCAGGCCATTGAACTCTGGGAAAAAGTCAGACAAGGCaaagaggagaaaacacagaaagACCATTGTGGGTATTCCACATCATGTTCAGAAAGAACTTG GGCTGGACAGAGCAGCCTGGGCGCTAACTCAGAGGTTAGATGAGGAACAGCTTTTTAATGGTGAGACTGTTGAAAGCCCCACCACAGAGTCACAGTCAGAGGATGCTTCCAGTCCTCAGGATGGGAAAGTCATCAACCCCCTAAGCAACGACCAAGTTGAGCAGCTCAGCGCCGCCCATGCTGGACATAGGGACGACCTGGCCCTGCTGCAACGCTTGGGTCCCAACTTTTCAGGCGAAGAGAGGCCTCGGTCCCTGGCCGTTCCCTGGCTGACCACTCCTGGAGAGCCACCCAGCCCCGTCATGTCCATGTCACCCCAGGCCGCCTACCTGTCCAAAATCATTCCCAATGCCGTGTTGCCACCCTCTATTGAAGTGGTGGAAATCAGCCGTGGACGAAGCCGCAACAGCGTCCGCACTGTCAGCAAGAGCAGTCTTCTCCTGTCCAGCCCAGCTCCCTCCCGTGCTTCCTCCAGAGCATCTTCTTCCAGGACCACTTCCTCCCGAGGATCTACCCTCACCTCTGCCTCCCGCCACAACCACCCCAATCTGTCTGACAGTTCATGTTGGAGTAACTCTGAATCCTCTGAGACCTTGGTGTCCGATTCCTCCACCATTTCCAGCAGCAGTTTGCCCAGAAAAAATAAGGCACAGAATGGAGAAGCCTCTGGAAAGGAAGACAAAAACAGTGTTCATTCCTCCACTGGTAAATGTACCTCCAATGGCAAGATCATTGGTAAAGGAGAGGAGACCAAGAAAGAAGGGCCTTTTGTGCGGAGTCTTTCTGTCATGAAGTCCAAGAGGGCTCCTCCTCCACCAAGCCGCTCATATTCTCTCCACAATAAGATGAAGCGACGGTCACGTGATTTGGCAGAGTTACGGATAATTTCCACCACAAGTGAGAGCAATGAGATGAGCAAACCTTCGTCTTCTGTGTCCTCCAGGATCGCAGAAAGCCCAGGCTATAATGCTGACACCAGTTCTCTGGATGAATCTACAGGCTCTATTACACCCAGTCCAGGCAAAACCCAACTGCAGAACTCCAATTTGAAAAAGGTTGAGGAAAGTGTTACTAAAGATGCTGCAAATGAGAAGAAACAACCACTTCAGGAGAATAAGCAAGGCAAAGTCATCTCCCCTTCCAGTGGTTACTCCAGCCAAGATGGCACATCCCCACAATTTTCTAAACAACCTAGCAGCTCATCTCCGAGACACAAAAAGAGTATCTTAGCTAAACTTCAGAAGTTATTTCCTGGATCCACTCATGCTGGTCCATCTCTTCCTCCTCTCACACAGTCAGAGGTATCTGAAAACACAAGCTGTTCAGTGAGTACTGTCAGTGAGAGCCCCTCAGTAAGGGCTTTGAGAGAACTCTTTAACATCCCTCCACCACCTAAAGTACATGCACCTCCAGCCCCTCCTCCAGAAGTATGGGCTCACAGCAAGCGTAGCTTTGAGTTGCTGTTGGGACCCCCAGCACCTGATAATGTTTATGCCATCATAAAGAAGAATCCAAAAGACAGGAGACAACAGAGGCAGTCTCCTTCTGCATCTACAGAGAGCTCTGTCAAGAGTTTGGCAggagaaagaaaacagaagaaagagaCTGTAACTGGGGAGAAAGTTCAAGAAAGTCAAGAAGGGATTTTGAATGTAGAGAATCAAAAAGACAACAATGAAAGATTGGCTCAAAAGAAAGTAGGTCTGAATGacaaaattacagaaaaagaTGAGAAAGTAAGAGTAAGTGAAATATTAAATGGGATGATAGTGAAGGCTGTAGAGAAACGTGAAGAAAGACTCGCAGCAGAGAGAGAAGAAAGCCAAAAGACATGTGCACAAGCTACAGAGACAAAAGCAAACATAGATGCGTCACCTGCCATTTCATTAGTACACATTTCTACATCTCCCTCTCCTCATTCGTCCAAACAAATGGCAGAGGTGAATTCCACCACATCGGTACAACATACTGTGTCTCCTGAAACATCCTGGCCACCACCACCTCCGCCAATGACACAAGCAGGCCTCAGTAGCCCGGATGAAACCGATTTTCCCCTTCCACCTCCACCATTTTTTAATGAGGATGGATTAGTTACACCTGTTCAGACATCGCTAGAGAATGCAAGTCCTAATACAGCAATGTCATGTACAACAACGTCTGTTATATCAGCAGTGAGTAATAAAGTTGTCACAGTTACTGAACCACCTAAAACCAGCACTTCTCAGGGAATCACACCCCCACCCCTAAATATCCCTCCTCCCCCACCTTACGCAGCTCCCCCTCCACCAGGTAAAGCAGCCTCCCCTTCTCCACCACCAGCTGAGGTTTGTCCTGTAAAGACTAAAGAAGTCTCTCCTCCCCTTGTAAATGAAGTCACCTATAAGACAGTAGTACCCCTTTCACCAATTGAGGAGGTTTCCCCGCCATCAAGTAAAGAAATCTCTTTTCCACCACCTAAAGAAATTCCTCCTCCGCCAACTAAAGAAATCCTTTTACCACCACCTAAACAAattcctccaccaccaccaccaaaagaAATCTCCTTTCTACCACCTAAAGAAATTCCTCCTCCGCCAACTAAAGAAATCCTTTTACCACCACCTAAACAAattcctcctccaccaccaccaaaagAAATCTCCTTTCCACCACCTAAAGAAATTCCTCCTCCGCCAACTGAAGAAATCTGTTTTCCACCACCTAAAGAAGTCTCTCCTCCACCACTGCCAAAAGAAGTCTCTCTTCTACCACCTAAAGACAttcctccaccaccaccaaagGTCTCTCTTCCACCACCTAAAGATGTATCTTCTACACTAGCAGTAGAAATCTCTCCTCCACCACCAACAGAAATCTCTCCTCCACCACCAACAGAAATCTCTCCTCCACAACCTAAAGAAATACCTGCTCCACCACCAAAAGAAGTCTTTCTTCTACCACCTAAAGACAttcctccatcaccaccaaaagaAGTCTTTCTTCTACCACCTAAAGACAttcctccatcaccaccaaaagaAGTTTCTCTTCTACCACCTAAAGACATACCACCACAGATCTCTCTTCCACCACCTAAAGATGTATCTTCTACACTAGCAGTAGAAATCTCTCCTCCACCACCAACAGAAATCTCTCCTCCACCACCAACAGAAATCTCTCCCCCACAACCTAAAGAAATTCCTGCTCCACCACCAAAAGAAGTCTTTCTTCTACCACCTAAAGACATTCCTCCATCACCACCTAAAGAAGTCTCTCTTTTACCACCTAAAGAAATTCCTCCACCACCTAAAGAAGTCACTCTTCCACCACCTGAAGAAATATCTCCTATCCTAGCACTAGAAGTCTCTCCTCCACCACCAACAACAGAAAGCTCTTCTCCACAACCTAAAGAAATTCCTTTTCAACCACCAAACGAAGCTTCTTCATCACCACCAAAAGATGTCTCTCTTCCATCACCTAAAgaaatcccccctccaccaacaAACAAAGTCTCTTCTCCACAATGTATTGAGGCTTCCCTTGTGATGCCTGAAGACGTTAGTCCTGCTGTTACAGAAGTCCCCCCTCCCCTTGTTAAAGAGATCCCCACCACACTAGAAACAGCAGCCCCTCCTCCACCAGTTGATGAGGTTTGTCCTCTGGTTGTTGAGGTGTCCTCTTTGCCACCTGAAAAGGGCTGTGTTTTGCCTGCTGAAGAAGCTGTTCCTCCAGGGGTTCCAAAAGATATTTGCCCATCTTCTGAAGAGGCACCATCTATTTGCAAACCTGCAGAACCTGACAATATCACTAGCATTCCATCAGAATCCCTTGACCCTGTCCCACCACTTCAGTCAGAACTAGTTCCATCAGAAGAGGAGAATGATCTTCCACAGGAAAGCATCCCCACTGAACCTGGAACTAACCCCTCATCATACAACAGTATTCTCACTCCTCCAAAGAGTATTCCACCCCCACCTCCTTTAGAGGTTTTCCCTACTCTTAAGGATGTACCCCAGGAGGCCACACCTTCAACTGAAGTCTCTGTCCCCTCTCCTGCACTAGAAAAAACAGAAGAACCTGCTCCCTCACTTGTAAACATTCCTGTATCTCCACCCGTACCTGAGGAGGATCTTACCAGCATTACGCATCAGCCAAGCTCTGTGACCACAGAAAACCAAAGCAAAGAGCCAGTCTCTGCCTCAGCTGGACAAGAGGAGCCCACTCCAATCACAATGCCCTCCCTTGTTCAGATGGTTCAGTCTGTTAATAGCAGTCCTGAACCTCCAAAATCTGACACCCAACCACAGCCTGAGGTCACAATGAGACCCCACATCCCAACCTCGTCTGCCAGTGCTGAGGCTCCTCAGAAGCCCATCAGACGGTCACTAATTGTGTCGTCTCCTACATCCACGGTTCCACCTCCCATAGTCACTTCTCAACCAGCTCTCCCCAATGAGCAGTCTGTGTCAGTTCCACCAACATCAACCACAGTCCGTTCTCCAACGAAAAAGTCTCCTCCTGCCGTGACTGTAACTCCTTCCATGAATCTACAGGAGGTCATCCGCATGAGGACAGCAGCCCGGTCGAAGGATGGCCCTTCATCTCGACTCAGCCTGCACTCACCTACATCACCAATAGGTGGAGACATCCACAAGTCTCCCTCCAGCACAGCAAGCTTTATCTTCTCTAAAAGCAACAAGAGGGTAGTGATCGAGACCAAACCTGATGTCAAAGCAGCTTCTGAAAAGAAAACAGAGGTGTCCTCTGTAACAAAGATTAGTGAAACAGAGTCAGTGAAGAAGGGAATGAAAGTGCCACCACCTGTAGCTAAGAAACCCAAAGCAAAGGCCAAAGAGATGGAGACTGGTGAAGAAGTGGACCAAACTGCTGGACAGGAGGCAAAGACAGAAAGTATCAAGG ATACTGCAGAGAAACAGAATGGGACAGCAGGTACTGTTGGAGGACAACAGACGCCATTAACATGA
- the LOC115413474 gene encoding titin-like isoform X4, whose amino-acid sequence MVVLLTNNHSANFHCFPTVFKRKAVPKRDDDKTPTPPLIQENVFIEASRPKYLEDLHTEALEGLKMMQQEETNNGVEYQDNESTISTTTGQADVDGGGFMSDSTIPDTSSVVSVQSSVSSRSSRSGLTRQGSTFRPLNSGKKSDKAKRRKHRKTIVGIPHHVQKELGLDRAAWALTQRLDEEQLFNGETVESPTTESQSEDASSPQDGKVINPLSNDQVEQLSAAHAGHRDDLALLQRLGPNFSGEERPRSLAVPWLTTPGEPPSPVMSMSPQAAYLSKIIPNAVLPPSIEVVEISRGRSRNSVRTVSKSSLLLSSPAPSRASSRASSSRTTSSRGSTLTSASRHNHPNLSDSSCWSNSESSETLVSDSSTISSSSLPRKNKAQNGEASGKEDKNSVHSSTGKCTSNGKIIGKGEETKKEGPFVRSLSVMKSKRAPPPPSRSYSLHNKMKRRSRDLAELRIISTTSESNEMSKPSSSVSSRIAESPGYNADTSSLDESTGSITPSPGKTQLQNSNLKKVEESVTKDAANEKKQPLQENKQGKVISPSSGYSSQDGTSPQFSKQPSSSSPRHKKSILAKLQKLFPGSTHAGPSLPPLTQSEVSENTSCSVSTVSESPSVRALRELFNIPPPPKVHAPPAPPPEVWAHSKRSFELLLGPPAPDNVYAIIKKNPKDRRQQRQSPSASTESSVKSLAGERKQKKETVTGEKVQESQEGILNVENQKDNNERLAQKKVGLNDKITEKDEKVRVSEILNGMIVKAVEKREERLAAEREESQKTCAQATETKANIDASPAISLVHISTSPSPHSSKQMAEVNSTTSVQHTVSPETSWPPPPPPMTQAGLSSPDETDFPLPPPPFFNEDGLVTPVQTSLENASPNTAMSCTTTSVISAVSNKVVTVTEPPKTSTSQGITPPPLNIPPPPPYAAPPPPGKAASPSPPPAEVCPVKTKEVSPPLVNEVTYKTVVPLSPIEEVSPPSSKEISFPPPKEIPPPPTKEILLPPPKQIPPPPPPKEISFLPPKEIPPPPTKEILLPPPKQIPPPPPPKEISFPPPKEIPPPPTEEICFPPPKEVSPPPLPKEVSLLPPKDIPPPPPKVSLPPPKDVSSTLAVEISPPPPTEISPPPPTEISPPQPKEIPAPPPKEVFLLPPKDIPPSPPKEVFLLPPKDIPPSPPKEVSLLPPKDIPPQISLPPPKDVSSTLAVEISPPPPTEISPPPPTEISPPQPKEIPAPPPKEVFLLPPKDIPPSPPKEVSLLPPKEIPPPPKEVTLPPPEEISPILALEVSPPPPTTESSSPQPKEIPFQPPNEASSSPPKDVSLPSPKEIPPPPTNKVSSPQCIEASLVMPEDVSPAVTEVPPPLVKEIPTTLETAAPPPPVDEVCPLVVEVSSLPPEKGCVLPAEEAVPPGVPKDICPSSEEAPSICKPAEPDNITSIPSESLDPVPPLQSELVPSEEENDLPQESIPTEPGTNPSSYNSILTPPKSIPPPPPLEVFPTLKDVPQEATPSTEVSVPSPALEKTEEPAPSLVNIPVSPPVPEEDLTSITHQPSSVTTENQSKEPVSASAGQEEPTPITMPSLVQMVQSVNSSPEPPKSDTQPQPEVTMRPHIPTSSASAEAPQKPIRRSLIVSSPTSTVPPPIVTSQPALPNEQSVSVPPTSTTVRSPTKKSPPAVTVTPSMNLQEVIRMRTAARSKDGPSSRLSLHSPTSPIGGDIHKSPSSTASFIFSKSNKRVVIETKPDVKAASEKKTEVSSVTKISETESVKKGMKVPPPVAKKPKAKAKEMETGEEVDQTAGQEAKTESIKDTAEKQNGTAGTVGGQQTPLT is encoded by the exons ATGGTTGTACTTCTGACTAATAACCACAGCGCTAATTTCCACTGCTTTCCAACAGTCTTCAAGAGGAAAG CTGTCCCAAAGCGAGATGATGACAAGACCCCGACACCCCCCTTGATCCAGGAGAATGTGTTCATTGAGGCCAGCAGGCCCAAGTACCTGGAGGACCTTCACACAGAGGCTCTGGAAGGATtgaaaatgatgcaacaagaaG AAACCAATAATGGAGTGGAGTACCAGGACAATGAAAGCACAATT TCGACGACGACAGGCCAAGCAGATGTGGATGGTGGGGGGTTCATGTCCGACAGCACCATTCCTGATACATCCTCTGTTGTCTCTGTACAATCGTCTGTGTCCTCAAGATCTTCACGTTCCGGACTCACTCGGCAAG GATCAACATTCAGGCCATTGAACTCTGGGAAAAAGTCAGACAAGGCaaagaggagaaaacacagaaagACCATTGTGGGTATTCCACATCATGTTCAGAAAGAACTTG GGCTGGACAGAGCAGCCTGGGCGCTAACTCAGAGGTTAGATGAGGAACAGCTTTTTAATGGTGAGACTGTTGAAAGCCCCACCACAGAGTCACAGTCAGAGGATGCTTCCAGTCCTCAGGATGGGAAAGTCATCAACCCCCTAAGCAACGACCAAGTTGAGCAGCTCAGCGCCGCCCATGCTGGACATAGGGACGACCTGGCCCTGCTGCAACGCTTGGGTCCCAACTTTTCAGGCGAAGAGAGGCCTCGGTCCCTGGCCGTTCCCTGGCTGACCACTCCTGGAGAGCCACCCAGCCCCGTCATGTCCATGTCACCCCAGGCCGCCTACCTGTCCAAAATCATTCCCAATGCCGTGTTGCCACCCTCTATTGAAGTGGTGGAAATCAGCCGTGGACGAAGCCGCAACAGCGTCCGCACTGTCAGCAAGAGCAGTCTTCTCCTGTCCAGCCCAGCTCCCTCCCGTGCTTCCTCCAGAGCATCTTCTTCCAGGACCACTTCCTCCCGAGGATCTACCCTCACCTCTGCCTCCCGCCACAACCACCCCAATCTGTCTGACAGTTCATGTTGGAGTAACTCTGAATCCTCTGAGACCTTGGTGTCCGATTCCTCCACCATTTCCAGCAGCAGTTTGCCCAGAAAAAATAAGGCACAGAATGGAGAAGCCTCTGGAAAGGAAGACAAAAACAGTGTTCATTCCTCCACTGGTAAATGTACCTCCAATGGCAAGATCATTGGTAAAGGAGAGGAGACCAAGAAAGAAGGGCCTTTTGTGCGGAGTCTTTCTGTCATGAAGTCCAAGAGGGCTCCTCCTCCACCAAGCCGCTCATATTCTCTCCACAATAAGATGAAGCGACGGTCACGTGATTTGGCAGAGTTACGGATAATTTCCACCACAAGTGAGAGCAATGAGATGAGCAAACCTTCGTCTTCTGTGTCCTCCAGGATCGCAGAAAGCCCAGGCTATAATGCTGACACCAGTTCTCTGGATGAATCTACAGGCTCTATTACACCCAGTCCAGGCAAAACCCAACTGCAGAACTCCAATTTGAAAAAGGTTGAGGAAAGTGTTACTAAAGATGCTGCAAATGAGAAGAAACAACCACTTCAGGAGAATAAGCAAGGCAAAGTCATCTCCCCTTCCAGTGGTTACTCCAGCCAAGATGGCACATCCCCACAATTTTCTAAACAACCTAGCAGCTCATCTCCGAGACACAAAAAGAGTATCTTAGCTAAACTTCAGAAGTTATTTCCTGGATCCACTCATGCTGGTCCATCTCTTCCTCCTCTCACACAGTCAGAGGTATCTGAAAACACAAGCTGTTCAGTGAGTACTGTCAGTGAGAGCCCCTCAGTAAGGGCTTTGAGAGAACTCTTTAACATCCCTCCACCACCTAAAGTACATGCACCTCCAGCCCCTCCTCCAGAAGTATGGGCTCACAGCAAGCGTAGCTTTGAGTTGCTGTTGGGACCCCCAGCACCTGATAATGTTTATGCCATCATAAAGAAGAATCCAAAAGACAGGAGACAACAGAGGCAGTCTCCTTCTGCATCTACAGAGAGCTCTGTCAAGAGTTTGGCAggagaaagaaaacagaagaaagagaCTGTAACTGGGGAGAAAGTTCAAGAAAGTCAAGAAGGGATTTTGAATGTAGAGAATCAAAAAGACAACAATGAAAGATTGGCTCAAAAGAAAGTAGGTCTGAATGacaaaattacagaaaaagaTGAGAAAGTAAGAGTAAGTGAAATATTAAATGGGATGATAGTGAAGGCTGTAGAGAAACGTGAAGAAAGACTCGCAGCAGAGAGAGAAGAAAGCCAAAAGACATGTGCACAAGCTACAGAGACAAAAGCAAACATAGATGCGTCACCTGCCATTTCATTAGTACACATTTCTACATCTCCCTCTCCTCATTCGTCCAAACAAATGGCAGAGGTGAATTCCACCACATCGGTACAACATACTGTGTCTCCTGAAACATCCTGGCCACCACCACCTCCGCCAATGACACAAGCAGGCCTCAGTAGCCCGGATGAAACCGATTTTCCCCTTCCACCTCCACCATTTTTTAATGAGGATGGATTAGTTACACCTGTTCAGACATCGCTAGAGAATGCAAGTCCTAATACAGCAATGTCATGTACAACAACGTCTGTTATATCAGCAGTGAGTAATAAAGTTGTCACAGTTACTGAACCACCTAAAACCAGCACTTCTCAGGGAATCACACCCCCACCCCTAAATATCCCTCCTCCCCCACCTTACGCAGCTCCCCCTCCACCAGGTAAAGCAGCCTCCCCTTCTCCACCACCAGCTGAGGTTTGTCCTGTAAAGACTAAAGAAGTCTCTCCTCCCCTTGTAAATGAAGTCACCTATAAGACAGTAGTACCCCTTTCACCAATTGAGGAGGTTTCCCCGCCATCAAGTAAAGAAATCTCTTTTCCACCACCTAAAGAAATTCCTCCTCCGCCAACTAAAGAAATCCTTTTACCACCACCTAAACAAattcctccaccaccaccaccaaaagaAATCTCCTTTCTACCACCTAAAGAAATTCCTCCTCCGCCAACTAAAGAAATCCTTTTACCACCACCTAAACAAattcctcctccaccaccaccaaaagAAATCTCCTTTCCACCACCTAAAGAAATTCCTCCTCCGCCAACTGAAGAAATCTGTTTTCCACCACCTAAAGAAGTCTCTCCTCCACCACTGCCAAAAGAAGTCTCTCTTCTACCACCTAAAGACAttcctccaccaccaccaaagGTCTCTCTTCCACCACCTAAAGATGTATCTTCTACACTAGCAGTAGAAATCTCTCCTCCACCACCAACAGAAATCTCTCCTCCACCACCAACAGAAATCTCTCCTCCACAACCTAAAGAAATACCTGCTCCACCACCAAAAGAAGTCTTTCTTCTACCACCTAAAGACAttcctccatcaccaccaaaagaAGTCTTTCTTCTACCACCTAAAGACAttcctccatcaccaccaaaagaAGTTTCTCTTCTACCACCTAAAGACATACCACCACAGATCTCTCTTCCACCACCTAAAGATGTATCTTCTACACTAGCAGTAGAAATCTCTCCTCCACCACCAACAGAAATCTCTCCTCCACCACCAACAGAAATCTCTCCCCCACAACCTAAAGAAATTCCTGCTCCACCACCAAAAGAAGTCTTTCTTCTACCACCTAAAGACATTCCTCCATCACCACCTAAAGAAGTCTCTCTTTTACCACCTAAAGAAATTCCTCCACCACCTAAAGAAGTCACTCTTCCACCACCTGAAGAAATATCTCCTATCCTAGCACTAGAAGTCTCTCCTCCACCACCAACAACAGAAAGCTCTTCTCCACAACCTAAAGAAATTCCTTTTCAACCACCAAACGAAGCTTCTTCATCACCACCAAAAGATGTCTCTCTTCCATCACCTAAAgaaatcccccctccaccaacaAACAAAGTCTCTTCTCCACAATGTATTGAGGCTTCCCTTGTGATGCCTGAAGACGTTAGTCCTGCTGTTACAGAAGTCCCCCCTCCCCTTGTTAAAGAGATCCCCACCACACTAGAAACAGCAGCCCCTCCTCCACCAGTTGATGAGGTTTGTCCTCTGGTTGTTGAGGTGTCCTCTTTGCCACCTGAAAAGGGCTGTGTTTTGCCTGCTGAAGAAGCTGTTCCTCCAGGGGTTCCAAAAGATATTTGCCCATCTTCTGAAGAGGCACCATCTATTTGCAAACCTGCAGAACCTGACAATATCACTAGCATTCCATCAGAATCCCTTGACCCTGTCCCACCACTTCAGTCAGAACTAGTTCCATCAGAAGAGGAGAATGATCTTCCACAGGAAAGCATCCCCACTGAACCTGGAACTAACCCCTCATCATACAACAGTATTCTCACTCCTCCAAAGAGTATTCCACCCCCACCTCCTTTAGAGGTTTTCCCTACTCTTAAGGATGTACCCCAGGAGGCCACACCTTCAACTGAAGTCTCTGTCCCCTCTCCTGCACTAGAAAAAACAGAAGAACCTGCTCCCTCACTTGTAAACATTCCTGTATCTCCACCCGTACCTGAGGAGGATCTTACCAGCATTACGCATCAGCCAAGCTCTGTGACCACAGAAAACCAAAGCAAAGAGCCAGTCTCTGCCTCAGCTGGACAAGAGGAGCCCACTCCAATCACAATGCCCTCCCTTGTTCAGATGGTTCAGTCTGTTAATAGCAGTCCTGAACCTCCAAAATCTGACACCCAACCACAGCCTGAGGTCACAATGAGACCCCACATCCCAACCTCGTCTGCCAGTGCTGAGGCTCCTCAGAAGCCCATCAGACGGTCACTAATTGTGTCGTCTCCTACATCCACGGTTCCACCTCCCATAGTCACTTCTCAACCAGCTCTCCCCAATGAGCAGTCTGTGTCAGTTCCACCAACATCAACCACAGTCCGTTCTCCAACGAAAAAGTCTCCTCCTGCCGTGACTGTAACTCCTTCCATGAATCTACAGGAGGTCATCCGCATGAGGACAGCAGCCCGGTCGAAGGATGGCCCTTCATCTCGACTCAGCCTGCACTCACCTACATCACCAATAGGTGGAGACATCCACAAGTCTCCCTCCAGCACAGCAAGCTTTATCTTCTCTAAAAGCAACAAGAGGGTAGTGATCGAGACCAAACCTGATGTCAAAGCAGCTTCTGAAAAGAAAACAGAGGTGTCCTCTGTAACAAAGATTAGTGAAACAGAGTCAGTGAAGAAGGGAATGAAAGTGCCACCACCTGTAGCTAAGAAACCCAAAGCAAAGGCCAAAGAGATGGAGACTGGTGAAGAAGTGGACCAAACTGCTGGACAGGAGGCAAAGACAGAAAGTATCAAGG ATACTGCAGAGAAACAGAATGGGACAGCAGGTACTGTTGGAGGACAACAGACGCCATTAACATGA